A genomic stretch from Oreochromis aureus strain Israel breed Guangdong linkage group 17, ZZ_aureus, whole genome shotgun sequence includes:
- the pacsin2 gene encoding protein kinase C and casein kinase substrate in neurons protein 2 isoform X1 produces MSGTYDDSMIDVSSDSFWEVGNYKRTVKRVDDGSRLCTDLMNCIHERARIEKAYAQQLTEWGKRWRQLVEKGPQYGTLERAWAALCTEAEKVSELHMEVKAALMGEDYEKLKNWQRESFHKQMIGGFKETKEAEDGFRKAQKPWAKKLKEVETLKKAYHTACKEEKLAASRETNSKLESNNNPEAQKKLQEKVEKCQQEVQKTKERYDKSIDELDKLTPQYMENMEQVFEQCQQFEEKRIEFFKEVLLEVKQHLDLSTNHRYQGVYHTLEDTISGTDPEEDLKWFRSNHGPGMPMNWPQFEEWSVDLNRTLSRREKKKPSEGITLTGISPAGSDQPVQPAKTSNSLTVPKAAPAGTNPFEEDDDEVEETAVEQEITVNNTVVNKEEIKTASSTEKTPDWSDEDTAGNPFSTNGEGNPFEEEPASPVVSVPVKALYDYEGQEQDELSFKAGDEFTKIGEEDDQGWCKGRLKDGKIGLYPANYVEDIQ; encoded by the exons ATGTCAGGCACCTATGATGACTCCATGATTGATGTCTCCAGTGACAGCTTCTGGGAG GTTGGAAACTACAAGCGCACCGTGAAACGGGTAGACGATGGTAGTCGGCTCTGCACAGATCTCATGAACTGCATTCATGAGCGGGCACGTATTGAAAAGGCCTATGCACAGCAGCTCACAGAATGGGGGAAGCGCTGGCGGCAACTTGTAGAGAAAG GACCTCAATATGGTACATTGGAGCGAGCGTGGGCTGCTCTGTGTACTGAGGCAGAGAAGGTGAGCGAGCTTCACATGGAGGTGAAAGCAGCATTGATGGGAGAAGACTATGAGAAGCTGAAGAACTGGCAGAGAGAGTCCTTCCACAAACAGATGATCGGTGGCTTCAAAGAGACTAAAGAGGCTGAAGATGGCTTCCGCAAGGCTCAAAAACCCTGGGCCAAGAAACTCAAAGAG GTAGAGACTTTGAAGAAGGCCTACCACACTGCCTGTAAAGAAGAGAAGCTTGCAGCCAGCAGGGAGACTAACAGCAAACTCGAGAGCAACAATAACCCTGAAGCCCAAAAGAAACTCCAGGAAAAGGTGGAAAAGTGTCAGCAAGAGGTCCAGAAG ACTAAAGAACGTTATGACAAATCCATTGATGAGCTTGACAAATTGACCCCTCAGTAcatggaaaacatggagcaaGTGTTCGAGCAGTGCCAGCAGTTTGAAGAGAAGCGCATTGAATTTTTCAAAGAGGTGCTGCTGGAGGTTAAGCAGCACCTGGACCTCTCAACCAATCACAG ATATCAGGGAGTTTACCACACACTGGAAGACACAATCTCTGGCACCGATCCTGAAGAGGACCTAAAATGGTTCCGGTCCAATCATGGTCCTGGAATGCCAATGAACTGGCCCCAGTTTGAG GAATGGTCCGTAGACCTCAACCGAACCTTGAGCAGACgagaaaagaagaagccatCAGAGGGCATCACATTGACGGGCATCAGTCCAGCTGGGTCAGACCAGCCTGTTCAGCCTGCCAAAACCAGCAACAG CCTGACTGTACCAAAAGCTGCACCTGCGGGCACGAACCCGTTTGAAGAAGATGACGATGAAGTGGAGGAGACTGCCGTGGAGCAGGAGATCACAGTCAACAACACCGTTGTGAataaagaggaaataaaaac TGCAAGCAGTACGGAGAAGACTCCAGACTGGTCGGATGAGGACACAGCTGGTAACCCTTTCTCCACCAATGGTGAGGGTAATCCATTCGAGGAAGAGCCGGCCTCTCCTGTTGTATCGGTGCCTGTCAAAGCTCTCTACGACTATGAGGGACAGGAGCAGGATGAACTGAGCTTCAAAGCAG GTGATGAATTTACCAAAATAGGTGAAGAAGATGATCAGGGCTGGTGCAAAGGCAGGCTCAAGGATGGAAAAATAGGCCTCTATCCTGCTAACTATGTGGAAGACATCCAGTAA
- the pacsin2 gene encoding protein kinase C and casein kinase substrate in neurons protein 2 isoform X2 has product MSGTYDDSMIDVSSDSFWEVGNYKRTVKRVDDGSRLCTDLMNCIHERARIEKAYAQQLTEWGKRWRQLVEKGPQYGTLERAWAALCTEAEKVSELHMEVKAALMGEDYEKLKNWQRESFHKQMIGGFKETKEAEDGFRKAQKPWAKKLKEVETLKKAYHTACKEEKLAASRETNSKLESNNNPEAQKKLQEKVEKCQQEVQKTKERYDKSIDELDKLTPQYMENMEQVFEQCQQFEEKRIEFFKEVLLEVKQHLDLSTNHRYQGVYHTLEDTISGTDPEEDLKWFRSNHGPGMPMNWPQFEEWSVDLNRTLSRREKKKPSEGITLTGISPAGSDQPVQPAKTSNSASSTEKTPDWSDEDTAGNPFSTNGEGNPFEEEPASPVVSVPVKALYDYEGQEQDELSFKAGDEFTKIGEEDDQGWCKGRLKDGKIGLYPANYVEDIQ; this is encoded by the exons ATGTCAGGCACCTATGATGACTCCATGATTGATGTCTCCAGTGACAGCTTCTGGGAG GTTGGAAACTACAAGCGCACCGTGAAACGGGTAGACGATGGTAGTCGGCTCTGCACAGATCTCATGAACTGCATTCATGAGCGGGCACGTATTGAAAAGGCCTATGCACAGCAGCTCACAGAATGGGGGAAGCGCTGGCGGCAACTTGTAGAGAAAG GACCTCAATATGGTACATTGGAGCGAGCGTGGGCTGCTCTGTGTACTGAGGCAGAGAAGGTGAGCGAGCTTCACATGGAGGTGAAAGCAGCATTGATGGGAGAAGACTATGAGAAGCTGAAGAACTGGCAGAGAGAGTCCTTCCACAAACAGATGATCGGTGGCTTCAAAGAGACTAAAGAGGCTGAAGATGGCTTCCGCAAGGCTCAAAAACCCTGGGCCAAGAAACTCAAAGAG GTAGAGACTTTGAAGAAGGCCTACCACACTGCCTGTAAAGAAGAGAAGCTTGCAGCCAGCAGGGAGACTAACAGCAAACTCGAGAGCAACAATAACCCTGAAGCCCAAAAGAAACTCCAGGAAAAGGTGGAAAAGTGTCAGCAAGAGGTCCAGAAG ACTAAAGAACGTTATGACAAATCCATTGATGAGCTTGACAAATTGACCCCTCAGTAcatggaaaacatggagcaaGTGTTCGAGCAGTGCCAGCAGTTTGAAGAGAAGCGCATTGAATTTTTCAAAGAGGTGCTGCTGGAGGTTAAGCAGCACCTGGACCTCTCAACCAATCACAG ATATCAGGGAGTTTACCACACACTGGAAGACACAATCTCTGGCACCGATCCTGAAGAGGACCTAAAATGGTTCCGGTCCAATCATGGTCCTGGAATGCCAATGAACTGGCCCCAGTTTGAG GAATGGTCCGTAGACCTCAACCGAACCTTGAGCAGACgagaaaagaagaagccatCAGAGGGCATCACATTGACGGGCATCAGTCCAGCTGGGTCAGACCAGCCTGTTCAGCCTGCCAAAACCAGCAACAG TGCAAGCAGTACGGAGAAGACTCCAGACTGGTCGGATGAGGACACAGCTGGTAACCCTTTCTCCACCAATGGTGAGGGTAATCCATTCGAGGAAGAGCCGGCCTCTCCTGTTGTATCGGTGCCTGTCAAAGCTCTCTACGACTATGAGGGACAGGAGCAGGATGAACTGAGCTTCAAAGCAG GTGATGAATTTACCAAAATAGGTGAAGAAGATGATCAGGGCTGGTGCAAAGGCAGGCTCAAGGATGGAAAAATAGGCCTCTATCCTGCTAACTATGTGGAAGACATCCAGTAA
- the arfgap3 gene encoding ADP-ribosylation factor GTPase-activating protein 3, with translation MAEPSKQDISAIFKRLRSIPTNKVCFDCAAKNPSWASITYGVFVCIDCSGTHRSLGVHLSFIRSTELDFNWSWFQLRCMQVGGNASAIAFFNQHGCRANAANAKYNSRAAQLYREKIKTLATQATRRHGTELWLDSQAPLSPTSPGDKQVDFFSLHTEAVPENLNMAKMSLSSSASEKLSEPEKDEDRNGNSEEGPSVEMLSVSPKANPEPSSLLKKKPAGAKKTLASKKGGLGAQKVSSQSFSELEKKAQAADKIREKEESFAGAKKNVTTEESIAPSMRLAYKDFEQQRKIEEQKLKGLEGKKKEQAERLGMGLGMRSGVSHSVMSDMHTIQQDNPIGTKTTKGRRFIDEDDDEGSFSSRVLTRFEDQSETSDSFSSRWGDGDDGRGWMKESKKPEPDFFLSSTITSFDDRPTTRRKPEAAALSDTGEARKKFGDDVKAISSDMYFGKQDNSEYEAKTRLERFSGSASISSADLFDDPKKQTASSYRLSNVLPSAPDMSQLKHGVRSVAGKLSVMASGVVSSIQDHYSS, from the exons ATGGCAGAACCTAGCAAGCAGGACATTTCTGCTATTTTCAAGCGACTTCGTTCCATCCCTACGAATAAG GTTTGCTTTGACTGCGCAGCTAAGAACCCCAGCTGGGCTAGCATCACCTATGGGGTTTTTGTCTGTATAGATTGCTCTGGGACTCACAGGTCTCTGGGAGTGCACCTTTCATTTATTAG GTCCACCGAGCTGGATTTTAATTGGTCGTGGTTCCAGCTAAGATGTATGCAAGTCGGAGGCAACGCCAGCGCA ATTGCATTTTTCAATCAACATGGCTGCAGAGCCAATGCCGCCAATGCCAAGTACAACAGCCGGGCTGCACAGCTGTACAGAGAGAAGATAAAGACTTTGGCCACACAAGCAACCAGACGCCATGGCACTGAG CTGTGGCTGGACAGTCAGGCTCCTCTGTCTCCAACATCCCCAGGCGACAAGCAGGTGGATTTCTTCAGTCTGCATACAGAG GCTGTTCCTGAAAATCTGAACATGGCCAAAATGAGTCTGAGCTCCTCCGCATCAGAGAAGCTTTCAGAGCCAGAAAAAGATGAAGACCGTAATG GTAACTCAGAGGAGGGTCCCAGTGTGGAAATGCTCAGTGTTTCCCCTAAAGCAAACCCAG AGCCCTCTTCTCTTCTTAAGAAGAAGCCAGCAGGTGCCAAGAAAACA ctgGCCTCAAAGAAGGGCGGTCTGGGCGCTCAGAAGGTTAGCAGCCAGAGCTTCTCAGAGCTCGAGAAGAAGGCGCAGGCTGCTGAcaaaatcagagagaaagaggagagcTTTGCTGGTGCCAAGAAGAACGTTACAACTGAGGAGTCCAT TGCTCCATCCATGCGGCTGGCCTACAAAGATTTTGAGCAGCAGAGGAAAATCGAAGAGCAGAAGCTGAAAGGACTagaggggaaaaagaaggaacaagcTGAGAGACTGGGCATGGGTCTGGGCATGAGGAG TGGAGTTTCTCACTCTGTGATGTCAGACATGCACACCATCCAGCAGGACAATCCAATTGGAACAAAGACCACCAAAGGACGGCGATTTATTGATGAAGATGACGATGAAGGGTCCTTCAGCTCTAG GGTTCTGACTCGCTTTGAGGACCAAAGTGAAACCTCAGACAGTTTCTCTTCACGGTGGGGCGATGGAGATGATGGAAGAGGCTGGATGAAAGAGAGCAAGAAACCAGAGCCAGACTTTTTCTTGTCCTCCACTATAACTTCATTTGATGACAG GCCCACAACCAGAAGGAAACCAGAAGCAGCAGCACTCTCGGACACGGGAGAAGCTCGGAAAAAGTTTGGAGATGATGTAAAAGCCATCTCGTCTGATATGTACTTTGGAAAACAAGACAACTCTGAG TATGAAGCCAAAACCCGACTGGAGAGATTTTCTGGGAGTGCATCCATAAGTTCAGCCGACCTGTTTGATGATCCAAAGAAGCAGACTG CGAGTTCGTACCGTCTGAGCAACGTACTCCCCAGCGCTCCCGACATGTCACAGCTCAAACACGGAGTGCGCTCAGTTGCAGGAAAACTTTCAGTCATGGCCAGCGGCGTAGTTAGCTCGATTCAG gatCACTACAGTTCCTAA